One Sphingobacteriales bacterium DNA segment encodes these proteins:
- a CDS encoding glycosyltransferase, with translation MKIAIIGPAYPFRGGLASYNERLATTLQNNNHNVIIYTFTVQYPNFLFPGKTQYSAEKQPNSLNIKQKINSINPFNWFSTGNHIKKQNPDLVIVRFWLPFMGPSLGTILRLIKKNKHTKIISLIDNIIPHEARMGDKLFTKYFLKPVDAFLVMSEAVLNDTKTFNVDKPIALSPHPLFDNFGESISKTEARQKLNLPTNCDYLLFFGLIRKYKGLDLLLKAFADSRFRNRNLKLIIAGEYYADKEYYTNLIKQLQLENEIIQTDAFITDSEVKYYFCASNLVVQPYISATQSGVTQIAYHFNKPMIVTNVGGLAEMCPNDKVGYVVNPNPDEIAGAILKFFDENKENTFIENIIEEKKKYTWEILMDNLLNLHENIK, from the coding sequence ATGAAGATAGCGATAATAGGACCAGCATACCCGTTTAGAGGCGGATTAGCTTCGTACAACGAAAGACTTGCCACCACACTGCAAAACAATAACCACAATGTAATAATATATACCTTTACCGTACAATATCCTAATTTTTTATTTCCCGGAAAAACACAATATTCAGCCGAAAAACAACCTAATAGTTTAAATATTAAACAAAAAATAAACTCAATTAACCCCTTTAACTGGTTTAGCACAGGAAATCATATAAAAAAACAAAATCCCGATTTGGTAATTGTTAGGTTTTGGCTTCCGTTTATGGGGCCAAGTTTGGGTACAATTTTAAGATTAATAAAAAAAAACAAGCATACTAAAATAATTTCGTTAATAGACAATATAATACCCCACGAGGCAAGAATGGGCGATAAATTATTTACCAAATACTTTTTAAAACCCGTAGATGCTTTTTTGGTTATGTCGGAGGCAGTTTTAAACGATACCAAAACTTTTAATGTTGATAAACCTATAGCATTGTCGCCTCATCCGTTGTTTGATAATTTTGGTGAAAGTATTTCAAAAACCGAGGCGCGACAAAAACTAAATTTGCCTACAAACTGCGATTATCTGCTGTTTTTTGGCCTCATTAGAAAATACAAAGGCTTGGATTTGTTGCTTAAAGCCTTTGCCGACAGTCGTTTTAGAAACCGGAACCTTAAATTAATTATAGCGGGCGAGTATTATGCCGATAAAGAATATTATACAAACTTAATTAAACAACTTCAATTAGAAAACGAAATAATACAAACTGATGCGTTTATTACTGATTCGGAGGTGAAGTATTATTTTTGTGCCTCCAACCTTGTAGTTCAACCTTATATTTCGGCTACCCAAAGTGGGGTAACGCAAATTGCCTACCACTTTAATAAACCGATGATTGTAACAAATGTTGGCGGCCTGGCCGAAATGTGCCCAAACGATAAAGTTGGGTATGTGGTTAATCCAAATCCGGATGAAATAGCCGGTGCCATCTTAAAATTTTTTGACGAAAACAAAGAAAATACCTTTATTGAAAACATCATCGAAGAAAAAAAGAAATATACGTGGGAAATTTTGATGGATAATTTATTGAACTTGCACGAAAATATTAAATAA
- a CDS encoding HAD-IIIA family hydrolase produces MANPEKFKKTKFELDVFSKIDKTWTLFLDRDGVINKKLENDYVKDIHELQLLPNAIKAIVILSQFFGKIIVATNQQGIGKKLMTHHNLKQIHRYILQLVKIKGGNIDAFYYAPQLATENSNYRKPQTGMAIQAKNDFNEIDFSKSIMVGDSLTDIEFALNANMIPVFLNHNTSSNHHNYTTPSLYAFAKMLNSILKPN; encoded by the coding sequence ATGGCTAATCCGGAAAAATTTAAGAAAACTAAATTTGAATTGGATGTTTTTTCAAAAATTGACAAAACTTGGACTTTGTTTTTAGACCGAGACGGGGTAATTAATAAAAAACTTGAAAATGACTATGTTAAAGACATACACGAATTACAACTTTTACCAAACGCCATTAAAGCAATTGTAATTTTATCGCAATTTTTCGGAAAAATTATTGTCGCTACCAACCAGCAAGGCATAGGCAAAAAATTAATGACACACCACAATTTAAAACAAATTCACAGATATATTTTACAATTAGTTAAAATTAAGGGCGGCAATATTGATGCTTTTTATTACGCACCACAATTGGCAACCGAAAACTCGAACTACCGAAAACCTCAAACAGGTATGGCTATACAGGCAAAAAACGATTTTAACGAAATAGATTTTTCAAAATCAATTATGGTGGGCGACTCGCTAACCGATATTGAGTTTGCCCTTAACGCCAATATGATTCCGGTTTTTTTAAATCATAACACTTCAAGTAACCATCATAACTATACAACTCCATCGCTGTATGCATTTGCCAAAATGCTAAACAGTATCTTAAAACCAAACTAA